A single Dehalobacter sp. 12DCB1 DNA region contains:
- a CDS encoding PspC domain-containing protein, with translation MSKQIYRSQNKVIAGVCSGIAEYFEIDPTIVRIIWLLAFFAGIGILAYLVCWVVIPQKPFGSFGSSQNYAGSADIPNNDYDQAINKDKSLKVFGIALIIVGAVFLSDRLFDWFDIDILLPIGLIAVGVYVLFARRDH, from the coding sequence ATGAGTAAACAAATCTATCGGTCTCAAAACAAAGTGATTGCAGGGGTCTGCTCTGGAATTGCGGAATATTTTGAAATAGATCCTACGATTGTACGGATCATCTGGCTGCTCGCATTTTTTGCTGGGATTGGAATTCTTGCCTATCTCGTCTGCTGGGTAGTGATTCCTCAAAAACCTTTTGGCTCATTCGGCAGTTCTCAAAACTATGCCGGCTCAGCAGATATCCCGAATAATGATTATGATCAGGCTATCAATAAAGACAAAAGCCTTAAAGTATTTGGCATTGCACTGATCATTGTTGGTGCCGTATTTTTGTCAGACAGACTCTTCGACTGGTTCGACATTGACATCCTGCTGCCCATAGGTTTGATTGCCGTTGGTGTTTACGTGTTGTTTGCGAGGAGAGATCATTAA
- a CDS encoding argininosuccinate synthase, which translates to MAKVVLAYSGGLDTSIIIPWLKENYGYEVIAMAADLGQGEELEPLHEKAAKTGATKLYIEDLREEFITDFIYPTLQAGAVYEGKYLLGTSFARPLIARRLVEIAEEEGAVAVAHGATGKGNDQVRFELAVKALNPDLKIIAPWREWDIKSRDDAIDYAKERGIPVPVTKDRPYSMDRNLWHLSHEGGDLEDPWNEPKDDLYLLGVSPMQAPDQAAYVLIDFEKGIPVAVDGEKLAPIQLIEKLNALGGKNGIGIVDMVENRLVGMKSRGVYETPGGTILYAAHNALELLTLDRQTLHYKEQIALKYAEMVYDGVWYSPLREALDAFVKVTQKNVTGTVRIRLYKGNCTPVGVKSPYSLYNEEFATFGEDAVYNQKDAEGFINLFGLPLKVRALMERKSGLR; encoded by the coding sequence ATGGCTAAAGTAGTACTTGCCTATTCAGGTGGACTGGATACGTCCATCATTATTCCATGGCTGAAAGAAAACTATGGCTATGAGGTTATCGCGATGGCGGCAGATTTGGGACAGGGAGAGGAACTGGAACCTCTTCATGAGAAGGCTGCAAAAACCGGAGCCACTAAATTGTATATCGAAGATTTGAGGGAAGAATTCATTACGGATTTCATTTACCCGACACTTCAGGCAGGAGCCGTGTATGAAGGCAAATATCTTCTGGGAACATCTTTTGCCCGTCCGCTTATTGCTAGACGGCTTGTGGAGATTGCCGAAGAAGAAGGCGCAGTCGCTGTTGCTCACGGCGCGACAGGGAAAGGCAACGATCAGGTTCGCTTCGAACTGGCTGTCAAAGCGCTGAATCCTGATCTGAAAATTATTGCTCCGTGGAGAGAGTGGGATATCAAATCACGGGATGATGCGATTGATTATGCCAAAGAACGCGGAATCCCTGTCCCGGTTACCAAGGACAGACCCTACAGCATGGACCGGAACCTGTGGCATTTAAGCCATGAAGGCGGTGACCTCGAGGATCCCTGGAATGAACCGAAGGATGATCTCTATCTACTCGGGGTTTCTCCGATGCAGGCGCCGGACCAGGCCGCGTATGTGCTGATTGATTTCGAAAAGGGCATACCGGTAGCTGTCGATGGAGAGAAGCTTGCACCGATTCAGCTGATCGAGAAATTGAATGCCCTGGGCGGCAAGAATGGGATCGGGATCGTCGACATGGTTGAAAACAGGCTTGTCGGGATGAAATCACGCGGTGTCTATGAGACTCCGGGCGGGACGATTCTTTATGCTGCGCATAATGCGCTGGAGCTGCTGACTCTTGACCGTCAGACCCTGCATTATAAGGAACAAATTGCACTGAAGTATGCGGAGATGGTCTACGATGGTGTCTGGTACTCGCCTCTCAGAGAAGCCCTCGATGCATTTGTGAAAGTCACCCAGAAGAATGTCACCGGAACAGTCAGGATAAGACTGTATAAAGGCAACTGTACACCAGTCGGGGTAAAATCTCCGTATTCACTTTATAATGAAGAATTTGCAACATTCGGCGAAGATGCAGTCTACAACCAAAAAGATGCAGAAGGCTTTATTAATCTTTTTGGTCTGCCTTTAAAAGTACGTGCTTTAATGGAAAGAAAATCAGGCTTACGTTAA
- a CDS encoding hydrogenase small subunit has protein sequence MNTFDALAARGVSRRSFLKLMAATTAALGLPAAVSPKVTQAVETALDKPPVVWLHGMECTGCSESLLATLNPSAAEVVLDMLSIRYHETIMAASGYKAEEAYQEALKENFVLVVEGAIPSKEDRYCMVGGKPFRETVLEASKKAQAIIAVGSCATDGAGIPGACEVDAVGVRELLKQNNISTPVINLPCCPVKPATMLGTIVYYLTYGTVPPLDDQARPVVFYGKLLHDNCPRRGQFEAGNYLKDWNDPTQKDYCLLLKGCKGPKTYTDCAQVWYNDNTNFCINAGSPCSGCSEAGFFKTFSPLYDKQEGFELPGIGQINADATGKIIGGVAVAGIAVHLAATATTGRLGKKDHGHKEE, from the coding sequence ATGAACACATTTGATGCTCTGGCAGCAAGAGGAGTATCCCGACGCAGCTTTTTGAAATTGATGGCTGCAACTACGGCAGCTTTAGGTCTCCCTGCTGCAGTATCTCCCAAGGTCACTCAAGCTGTTGAGACCGCCTTGGACAAACCGCCGGTCGTATGGCTGCATGGAATGGAATGCACAGGCTGTTCCGAGTCACTTTTGGCAACACTTAATCCGTCAGCAGCCGAAGTGGTCCTGGATATGCTTTCAATTCGTTATCATGAGACCATTATGGCGGCTTCCGGCTATAAGGCCGAGGAAGCTTATCAGGAAGCCCTGAAAGAAAACTTTGTGCTCGTCGTCGAAGGAGCTATTCCCTCGAAGGAAGACAGGTATTGCATGGTCGGCGGCAAACCTTTCCGGGAAACCGTTCTGGAAGCTTCCAAGAAAGCTCAGGCCATTATTGCCGTCGGCAGCTGTGCAACCGATGGCGCTGGAATCCCCGGAGCCTGTGAGGTTGACGCTGTCGGCGTCCGTGAACTGTTGAAACAAAATAACATTTCAACTCCTGTCATCAATCTCCCATGCTGTCCAGTCAAACCGGCCACCATGCTCGGAACGATTGTTTACTACCTGACCTATGGCACGGTCCCACCCTTGGATGATCAGGCCCGCCCGGTCGTTTTCTACGGTAAGCTGCTTCATGACAACTGCCCGCGCCGTGGCCAGTTTGAAGCCGGCAACTATCTGAAAGACTGGAATGATCCCACCCAAAAAGACTATTGTCTGCTCCTGAAAGGCTGCAAAGGCCCGAAGACGTATACCGACTGCGCACAGGTTTGGTACAACGACAATACCAACTTCTGTATCAACGCCGGTTCACCGTGTTCCGGCTGTTCAGAGGCAGGATTCTTTAAAACCTTCAGTCCTCTTTATGACAAACAAGAAGGCTTTGAACTTCCCGGTATCGGCCAAATCAATGCCGATGCTACCGGCAAGATTATCGGAGGCGTTGCCGTAGCAGGCATTGCCGTTCACCTTGCAGCTACGGCAACCACCGGCCGTTTAGGCAAAAAAGACCATGGACATAAGGAGGAGTAA
- the argF gene encoding ornithine carbamoyltransferase, with product MVQLNKDKFKGRDFITLNAFTAEEISYMVDVAMELKADRNAGIPHPVLQGKVLAMIFTKSSTRTRVAFEAGIYQLGGSGMFLSARDIQLGRGEPIQDTARVLSRMVDGIMIRTFSHQEVLDLAEHSSVPVINGLSDFLHPTQILADLLTIKETKGKIQGLKLTYIGDSNNVANSLLLGGSKMGMNIVIASPQGYQPVPEIMDLALKNASLNRSTVQVVEDPVAAARGADILYTDVWASMGQEEESEIRKKVFAPYQINDEVLGAAHPEAIVMHCLPAHRGEEITDKVIEGPQSVVFQEAENRLHAHKAIMALVM from the coding sequence ATGGTTCAATTAAACAAAGACAAGTTTAAAGGCAGAGATTTTATTACACTGAATGCTTTCACAGCAGAAGAAATCTCATACATGGTTGACGTCGCCATGGAATTGAAGGCTGATAGAAATGCCGGAATTCCCCACCCTGTCCTGCAGGGAAAGGTTTTGGCAATGATTTTTACCAAATCTTCGACGAGAACCAGAGTGGCATTTGAGGCCGGTATTTATCAGCTCGGCGGCTCCGGAATGTTTCTGAGCGCCCGAGATATCCAACTGGGCCGCGGTGAACCGATCCAGGATACAGCAAGAGTCTTGTCCAGGATGGTTGACGGCATTATGATCAGAACGTTCAGTCATCAGGAGGTTCTTGATCTTGCCGAGCATTCGTCTGTGCCAGTGATCAATGGCCTGAGCGATTTTCTGCATCCGACACAGATTCTGGCCGACCTTTTGACTATTAAAGAAACAAAAGGCAAAATTCAGGGACTGAAATTAACCTATATTGGTGACAGCAATAATGTGGCAAATTCCCTGCTGCTTGGCGGCAGCAAGATGGGCATGAACATTGTGATTGCTTCACCTCAGGGATACCAGCCAGTACCGGAAATTATGGATCTGGCTTTGAAGAATGCATCTCTCAACAGAAGTACGGTGCAGGTCGTCGAAGATCCTGTGGCGGCTGCCAGGGGAGCAGATATTCTCTATACCGATGTCTGGGCCAGTATGGGACAAGAAGAAGAAAGCGAAATCAGAAAGAAAGTTTTTGCGCCGTATCAGATCAATGACGAGGTGCTTGGGGCAGCTCATCCTGAAGCGATCGTCATGCACTGTCTGCCTGCCCACCGCGGAGAAGAGATCACCGACAAAGTGATCGAAGGTCCTCAATCTGTGGTATTTCAGGAGGCTGAAAACCGGCTTCACGCCCATAAAGCGATTATGGCACTGGTCATGTAG
- a CDS encoding inorganic phosphate transporter yields MSSLHIALFVVVLFALAFDFINGFHDTANAIATSVSTRALTPRTAIIMAAVLNFIGAMYSTGVAKTIAKDIVDANSVTSEVMIAALIGAIFWNLLTWYFGIPSSSSHAIIGGILGAGIAAAGLGVVQGAGIKKIILALLCSPLVGMGLGYLIMTILYYLFRNKAPMKTNSIFRRLQMVSAALLAFNHGSNDAQKSMGIITLALVAAGVQSTMDVQLWVKFLCGLAIACGTAVGGWRIIHTLGAKIFKIEPINGFAADLSSSIVIWVATAFPGLHLPVSTTHVVSGSIMGVGAAKRISAVRWGVAQQMLMAWCLTIPSTAIVAALSYYLITLVERIL; encoded by the coding sequence ATGTCTAGTCTGCATATTGCATTATTCGTTGTCGTACTATTTGCATTGGCATTTGATTTTATCAACGGATTTCATGATACTGCCAATGCCATAGCCACTTCGGTTTCGACAAGAGCGCTTACGCCAAGAACCGCAATCATTATGGCCGCGGTACTCAATTTCATCGGTGCGATGTACAGCACGGGGGTTGCCAAGACCATTGCAAAGGACATTGTCGATGCGAACAGTGTTACTTCCGAAGTGATGATCGCCGCACTGATTGGAGCGATTTTTTGGAATCTTTTGACATGGTATTTTGGTATTCCGAGCAGTTCTTCCCACGCGATTATTGGGGGAATCCTCGGAGCCGGGATCGCTGCAGCGGGACTCGGTGTTGTCCAAGGGGCCGGCATCAAGAAAATTATCTTGGCGCTGCTGTGCTCACCGCTCGTCGGCATGGGACTCGGTTATCTGATTATGACGATTCTATATTACCTGTTCCGCAATAAAGCGCCGATGAAAACGAACAGTATCTTCCGGAGGCTGCAGATGGTTTCAGCCGCACTCCTTGCGTTTAACCATGGTTCCAATGACGCGCAGAAATCCATGGGTATTATCACGCTGGCGCTTGTCGCCGCGGGGGTACAGTCAACGATGGATGTTCAGCTCTGGGTAAAGTTCTTGTGCGGATTAGCCATTGCTTGTGGTACAGCAGTGGGCGGCTGGAGAATCATTCATACGCTTGGTGCTAAAATCTTTAAAATTGAGCCGATCAACGGCTTTGCTGCAGATTTGTCATCCTCGATCGTTATCTGGGTAGCGACGGCGTTTCCGGGTCTCCATCTGCCGGTCAGTACCACGCACGTGGTATCCGGTTCCATTATGGGGGTAGGCGCCGCCAAACGTATTTCGGCCGTGCGCTGGGGCGTTGCGCAGCAGATGCTGATGGCCTGGTGTCTGACGATTCCTTCCACGGCAATCGTCGCAGCTCTGTCTTATTATCTGATTACACTCGTGGAGAGAATTCTTTGA
- a CDS encoding 2-hydroxyacyl-CoA dehydratase, with the protein MTDKDKNNLHVGIDIGSTTIKIAVLNKEGVLLFSRYTRHYSDIWSTLQRLVEEAGQKYAAFPLTVAVTGSGGLAVAEHLGISFIQEVIAGSKAVDRYLPGTDVVIELGGEDAKITFFYKGFDQRMNGICAGGTGAFIDQMAVLLKTDAAGLDALAAQSRVIYPIAARCGVFAKTDIQPLLNEGVRKEDIAASIFQAVVNQTIGGLSCGHKIKGKVGFLGGPLHFLPQLRVRFQETLGLKDEDMLVPENSEVYVAIGAALASVQDKDITFEQLGQKLKTDLKKLQYETARLDPLFADEEEYRAFVRRHAQNIVSTNQLETYQGQCFFGLDVGSTTTKAVLIDPQGTLLYSAYTNNEGNPLDSAVNILKELYNRLPENTEIAYSAVTGYGEKLVQAALFFDMGEVETIAHYTAANHFLPGVNLILDIGGQDMKCLKVKNGVIENIMLNEACSSGCGSFIETFARSLEMNVADFARKGLLAQNPADLGSRCTVFMNSKVKQAQKEGMTVADISAGLSYSVIKNALYKVIKLKSSEEFGEKVIVQGGTFLNDAVVRSLEQTIGREVVRPDIAGLMGAFGAALLARNAWREGVVTSLLSPEQLNNFSVEVSAARCGNCQNHCLLTVNCFGDGRRHITGNRCEKGSERDQTDEIPDLYAYKLNRIFHYTPLAKGKAVRGTIGIPRVLNMFENYPFWFTFFTRLGFRVELSPVSTRKIYEAGMETICSDTVCYPAKLVHGHIVSLIKQGVKFIFYPCIPKERKEIAGADNCFNCPVISAYPEVIKANMDELKQSGVRFWNPFLPYEDKKMLSKRLYEELKHLGMTLAEIIQAVDAAWDEDLNFKRDIRKKGEEVLRWLAETGNRGIVLSGRPYHLDQEVNHGIPKVITALGMAVLTEDSVAHLGKVIRPLRVLDQWMYHSRLYEAADFVAGRPELELVQLNSFGCGPDSIAAEQAQEILHKAGKIYTMIKIDEVSNLGAVRIRLRSLKAAMDVRIKHDHLMEDPAKGPNTVQRPIFTKEMRKTHTILAPQMAPIHFEFAQEVARSEGYRFEVLARVDKEDIEEGLKYVNNDSCYPSVIIIGQLLRALKSGKYDLNNTSVIITQTGGPCRASNYLGLLKKALQVSGLEHIPILSLNVSGLEKNPGFKLTVSMAVKAIMAMLYGDLLMKVFYRVRPYEINTGTADLLLRKWINICKINVANGDRSLFRENLKGIVRDFENIEIVQRRKPRVGLVGEILVKFHPAANNNMAEFIEKEGAEMVVPGLMEFFLYCCYGKEFNYRYLAGKRSSRVIGNLLVKYTESYREDLRAALKNSKRFDIPPTIQEMAESVKPFLSLGNQTGEGWLLTAEMVELIKSGANNIICMQPFACLPNHITGKGMIKTLKERYPQTNIVAVDYDPGASEVNQINRIKLMLERAFG; encoded by the coding sequence ATCACTGACAAAGATAAGAATAACCTTCATGTTGGGATAGACATAGGCTCCACCACTATTAAAATAGCTGTCTTAAATAAAGAAGGCGTTCTGTTGTTCAGCCGGTATACCCGGCATTACTCGGATATCTGGAGCACGTTGCAAAGACTGGTGGAGGAAGCCGGCCAGAAATATGCCGCATTTCCGCTGACGGTAGCAGTTACAGGTTCAGGCGGACTGGCTGTGGCTGAGCATCTGGGCATTTCATTTATTCAGGAGGTCATCGCCGGAAGCAAAGCAGTGGACCGTTATCTGCCAGGAACCGATGTTGTCATTGAGCTTGGGGGAGAAGATGCCAAGATAACCTTTTTTTACAAGGGGTTTGATCAGCGGATGAATGGGATTTGTGCGGGAGGAACGGGCGCTTTTATTGATCAAATGGCTGTCCTGTTAAAGACGGATGCGGCTGGTCTAGATGCGCTGGCTGCCCAAAGCCGGGTCATCTATCCGATTGCCGCTCGTTGCGGAGTTTTTGCCAAAACCGATATTCAGCCTCTCTTAAATGAAGGAGTCCGCAAGGAGGACATTGCAGCTTCGATCTTTCAGGCGGTTGTGAATCAAACTATTGGAGGGCTCTCCTGCGGACATAAAATTAAAGGAAAAGTTGGCTTCCTTGGAGGGCCGCTTCACTTCCTGCCACAGCTAAGGGTTCGCTTTCAGGAAACATTGGGGCTCAAGGATGAAGATATGCTTGTGCCGGAAAATTCCGAAGTTTATGTGGCTATCGGAGCGGCCCTTGCCTCTGTTCAGGATAAAGATATTACATTTGAACAGCTTGGTCAAAAATTGAAAACAGATCTAAAAAAACTTCAGTATGAAACAGCTAGACTTGATCCGCTTTTTGCAGATGAAGAGGAATACCGCGCATTTGTTAGGCGGCATGCCCAAAATATTGTCAGCACAAATCAGCTAGAGACGTACCAGGGCCAATGTTTTTTTGGTCTGGATGTCGGATCCACCACGACAAAAGCTGTTTTAATCGATCCGCAAGGCACCCTTCTTTATTCCGCCTATACCAATAATGAAGGCAACCCTTTGGATTCAGCAGTCAATATTCTGAAAGAACTATACAACAGGCTTCCAGAAAATACGGAAATTGCTTATTCTGCCGTGACTGGCTACGGAGAAAAACTGGTTCAGGCAGCTCTTTTTTTTGATATGGGGGAAGTCGAGACCATTGCTCATTACACAGCCGCCAATCATTTTTTGCCTGGAGTCAACCTGATTCTGGACATTGGCGGACAGGATATGAAGTGCCTCAAAGTAAAAAACGGTGTGATTGAAAATATTATGCTAAATGAAGCCTGTTCATCCGGCTGCGGTTCGTTTATTGAAACATTTGCGAGGTCACTGGAAATGAATGTGGCGGATTTTGCCCGCAAAGGACTTTTGGCTCAAAATCCTGCTGATTTAGGATCAAGATGTACCGTTTTCATGAATTCCAAAGTTAAACAGGCCCAAAAAGAAGGCATGACGGTCGCGGATATTTCGGCAGGATTATCCTACTCCGTGATAAAAAACGCGCTCTATAAAGTAATTAAGTTAAAAAGTTCTGAGGAATTCGGTGAAAAGGTTATTGTCCAGGGAGGAACTTTCTTGAATGATGCTGTGGTTCGCAGCCTGGAACAGACCATCGGCCGAGAAGTCGTCCGTCCGGACATTGCTGGCCTCATGGGCGCTTTTGGCGCGGCCCTCCTGGCCAGGAACGCCTGGCGGGAGGGAGTGGTTACGTCGCTGCTTTCCCCAGAGCAACTCAATAACTTTTCGGTGGAAGTCAGCGCGGCCCGCTGCGGAAACTGTCAGAACCACTGTTTGCTTACGGTCAACTGTTTCGGCGACGGGCGCAGGCACATCACAGGAAACCGCTGTGAAAAAGGATCGGAACGCGATCAGACAGATGAAATTCCGGATCTCTATGCCTATAAACTGAACAGGATCTTTCATTATACGCCGCTGGCCAAAGGGAAAGCAGTCAGAGGAACCATTGGGATCCCAAGGGTTTTGAATATGTTCGAGAATTATCCTTTTTGGTTTACCTTTTTCACCCGTCTTGGTTTCCGGGTGGAGCTGTCGCCGGTTTCCACCCGGAAGATTTATGAGGCGGGCATGGAGACAATTTGTTCCGATACCGTTTGTTATCCTGCCAAACTTGTTCACGGTCATATCGTGTCATTGATTAAACAAGGCGTGAAATTCATATTTTATCCCTGCATACCGAAGGAGAGAAAAGAAATAGCCGGGGCGGACAACTGCTTTAATTGCCCGGTGATCAGCGCTTATCCGGAAGTGATCAAAGCCAATATGGATGAGTTAAAGCAAAGCGGTGTCCGATTCTGGAACCCTTTTCTGCCGTATGAAGATAAAAAAATGCTTAGTAAGAGATTATATGAAGAGCTGAAACATTTAGGTATGACCCTTGCAGAAATCATCCAGGCCGTCGACGCAGCCTGGGATGAAGATCTTAATTTCAAACGAGATATCCGCAAAAAAGGAGAAGAGGTCTTGCGGTGGCTTGCTGAAACAGGGAATCGTGGGATTGTTCTTTCCGGCAGGCCTTACCATCTCGATCAGGAAGTCAACCACGGCATACCTAAAGTCATCACGGCTCTCGGGATGGCAGTGCTTACCGAGGATTCGGTAGCCCATCTTGGAAAAGTGATCAGACCGCTCCGGGTGCTGGACCAGTGGATGTATCACTCCCGGCTTTACGAAGCAGCAGATTTTGTTGCCGGACGACCGGAGCTCGAACTTGTCCAGTTAAACTCATTTGGCTGCGGGCCAGATTCGATAGCTGCGGAACAAGCCCAGGAAATTTTACATAAAGCCGGTAAAATCTATACCATGATTAAAATAGATGAGGTCAGCAATCTGGGTGCGGTCAGAATAAGGCTCCGCTCACTTAAAGCTGCGATGGATGTCAGAATAAAGCATGATCATCTGATGGAGGATCCGGCAAAGGGGCCGAATACTGTTCAGAGACCAATCTTTACCAAGGAAATGCGTAAGACACATACCATTCTTGCTCCGCAGATGGCGCCGATCCATTTTGAATTTGCCCAGGAGGTCGCCCGTTCGGAGGGGTACCGTTTTGAAGTACTGGCTAGAGTTGATAAAGAAGATATTGAAGAAGGCTTGAAATATGTTAACAATGATTCCTGTTACCCTTCGGTCATTATTATCGGGCAGCTATTAAGAGCGTTAAAATCCGGAAAATACGATCTGAACAACACCTCGGTCATTATAACCCAGACTGGGGGACCCTGCCGGGCCAGCAATTATTTGGGGCTGTTAAAGAAAGCGCTTCAGGTCTCGGGACTGGAACACATCCCAATACTCTCACTCAATGTCTCAGGCTTAGAGAAAAATCCCGGATTTAAGCTGACGGTCTCCATGGCGGTCAAAGCAATCATGGCGATGCTTTACGGAGACCTGCTGATGAAGGTTTTCTACCGTGTAAGGCCTTATGAAATAAATACGGGAACAGCGGATCTGCTTCTTCGGAAGTGGATAAATATCTGCAAGATCAATGTTGCCAATGGAGACCGCAGCTTATTTCGTGAAAACTTGAAGGGCATTGTTCGGGATTTTGAAAATATTGAGATTGTTCAGCGGAGAAAACCCAGGGTTGGTCTAGTCGGGGAGATCCTCGTAAAATTTCACCCTGCGGCGAATAACAACATGGCCGAGTTTATTGAAAAAGAGGGCGCAGAAATGGTAGTTCCGGGACTGATGGAGTTTTTCCTTTACTGCTGCTACGGGAAGGAATTCAACTACAGATATCTTGCCGGTAAGCGATCTTCCAGAGTCATCGGAAATCTGTTAGTCAAGTATACGGAAAGCTATCGTGAAGATTTAAGGGCTGCCTTAAAGAATAGTAAAAGATTTGATATCCCGCCGACGATTCAGGAGATGGCGGAAAGTGTCAAGCCATTCCTTTCCCTGGGTAACCAGACCGGAGAGGGTTGGCTGCTGACTGCGGAAATGGTGGAACTGATCAAAAGCGGCGCCAACAATATTATCTGCATGCAGCCGTTTGCCTGTCTGCCAAATCATATTACCGGCAAAGGAATGATCAAAACCCTGAAAGAGCGGTATCCCCAGACCAATATTGTTGCTGTGGATTATGATCCCGGAGCCAGTGAAGTGAACCAGATCAATCGGATTAAGCTGATGCTGGAGAGAGCTTTTGGCTGA
- a CDS encoding DUF5668 domain-containing protein, with translation MKKNITLGAVIILIGVIWLLSNLDVFSFSIIGTFFLSLRKLWPLLLIGAGVSLLISKNSILKMMVWIIIVICIMFYGIYGMNNGTLNYPEFKLQEHLY, from the coding sequence ATGAAAAAAAACATTACCCTGGGTGCGGTGATCATTCTAATCGGTGTAATCTGGCTGCTTAGTAATCTTGACGTTTTTTCGTTTTCAATCATCGGGACTTTTTTCCTATCACTCAGGAAGCTCTGGCCTCTGCTGTTGATCGGTGCCGGTGTCAGTCTATTGATTAGCAAGAACTCCATTCTGAAAATGATGGTTTGGATCATTATCGTCATTTGTATCATGTTTTATGGTATTTATGGAATGAATAACGGCACGTTGAATTACCCGGAATTTAAACTGCAAGAACATCTTTACTGA
- a CDS encoding DUF47 family protein: MSKKESDFFVLMKENAQLICESSLVLKEAIKDPTTFPVKMKELIDLEHRADDITNKIIDNLNKTLVTPMDREDLYALATNMDDIIDFIQGALERMIMYKATPPHSGVEELIRVLDDCIHIIKISVDNLPSIRTKLNLILENTEKIHKLESEGDRLYRSEVGKLFENESNPIEIIKWKEILEHLEDATDRCEDLALVIKGVVLKYV; the protein is encoded by the coding sequence GTGTCAAAAAAAGAAAGCGACTTTTTTGTACTTATGAAGGAAAATGCGCAGCTTATTTGCGAAAGCTCGCTGGTATTAAAAGAAGCAATTAAGGATCCCACCACTTTCCCGGTTAAGATGAAGGAACTCATTGATTTGGAACACCGTGCCGACGATATTACCAACAAGATCATTGACAACCTGAATAAGACACTGGTGACGCCAATGGACAGGGAAGACCTCTACGCGTTGGCGACAAACATGGATGATATCATTGATTTTATTCAAGGCGCCTTGGAACGGATGATCATGTATAAAGCGACGCCACCCCACTCTGGGGTTGAAGAGCTGATTCGAGTTCTGGATGACTGTATTCATATTATTAAAATATCTGTGGACAACCTTCCCAGTATTCGCACCAAATTAAATCTTATTCTTGAAAACACAGAAAAAATTCATAAACTAGAAAGCGAGGGAGATCGTTTATACCGGAGTGAAGTAGGCAAGCTGTTTGAAAATGAAAGCAATCCGATTGAAATCATTAAATGGAAAGAAATACTGGAACATCTGGAAGACGCCACGGACCGTTGTGAAGATCTTGCGCTTGTAATAAAAGGGGTCGTATTAAAATATGTCTAG